The following coding sequences are from one Oscillatoria sp. FACHB-1406 window:
- a CDS encoding ABC transporter permease subunit — MLVKIKKSTKLQETLSGYLFVAPAVLILATFTFAPILYSIFLSFHKVRILGEIQYRFVEFKNFARIWSDERFWIALKNTAEYVLLVVPIQTALALVLAALLNAKIKGRKLFRVLLFLPTVTSSAVLVLIFIWIYNSNGLLNNFLAFLHLPTYNWLGDPNVALKSIAIMNIWSTAPFFMVIYLAALQDIPESLYEAARLDGASAIDQFFTITLPLLRPVTLFAVVVGIIGTFQLFDQSYIFSGGSGGPNNSTLTLVLLIYQYAFKNLEMGYASALALILALVILISTLIQRRFFQTEKL; from the coding sequence GTGCTTGTCAAAATCAAGAAATCGACAAAACTGCAAGAAACTCTGTCGGGTTATTTATTTGTAGCTCCCGCAGTCCTTATTCTCGCAACTTTTACTTTTGCCCCCATTCTCTATTCGATCTTTCTTTCCTTCCATAAAGTTCGGATTCTCGGAGAAATTCAGTATCGCTTCGTTGAATTCAAAAACTTTGCTCGAATTTGGAGCGACGAGCGATTCTGGATTGCGCTCAAAAATACCGCAGAATACGTCCTTTTAGTCGTACCGATTCAAACGGCACTCGCTCTAGTTTTAGCTGCATTGCTCAACGCTAAAATTAAGGGCCGCAAACTTTTTAGAGTCCTGCTCTTTCTCCCGACAGTTACTTCTTCTGCCGTTCTCGTTCTCATCTTTATTTGGATTTATAATAGTAATGGATTACTCAATAACTTTTTGGCATTTCTCCACTTACCAACTTACAATTGGTTAGGCGACCCGAATGTCGCACTGAAGTCGATCGCAATTATGAATATCTGGTCAACCGCACCCTTTTTTATGGTCATTTATTTAGCAGCGTTGCAAGATATTCCCGAATCGCTTTACGAAGCCGCAAGACTCGATGGGGCAAGCGCGATCGACCAGTTTTTTACGATTACTTTACCGCTGCTTCGTCCCGTAACTTTATTTGCGGTTGTTGTCGGCATTATCGGTACTTTTCAACTGTTCGACCAATCTTACATTTTTTCCGGCGGATCGGGCGGTCCCAATAATTCAACGCTTACGCTCGTTCTGTTGATTTACCAATATGCCTTTAAAAATTTAGAAATGGGCTATGCTTCCGCGCTAGCTTTAATTCTCGCCTTGGTCATTCTCATTTCAACTTTAATTCAGCGCCGCTTCTTCCAGACCGAGAAACTTTAG
- a CDS encoding ABC transporter substrate-binding protein yields MKGISLIRAIFVLLLVFLTACGSTDSATVVKLSGWQSSPAEKQLLEGVLRDFEATHPSIKVKFEVITDQYMDAIKTRLIGDAAPDLFYLDALEAPLLMRSAVLEPLDPYIRPEDEVADFEPAFLKAFQNGGKTYGLPKDFSTLALFYNRDLFAQAAISDPPKTWEQFIADAQKLTRDPNNDGRPEQYGFGLIPELARNSFLLKALGRDLTNRQGYAIFAHRRSLKGLQSLVDLYRGTPNGKHSITRAAAVPSDVGASSGSEMLGQGKTAMVIEGSWAIPYFKETFPKLQFATAEIPTPGRKPGTMAYTVAYVMNKQSKHKQAAWEVLAYLTGKEGMEAWAKGGLVLPARRSVLTRLGYDTNPLYAPFVAGAKYATIWQGGETLSIINTHFNNQFLSALLGEQSLQQAMQKAQDSANREIKTSNY; encoded by the coding sequence ATGAAAGGAATATCTTTAATTCGGGCAATTTTTGTGCTGCTGCTTGTCTTTCTTACAGCTTGCGGTTCCACAGATTCAGCAACAGTTGTTAAGTTGAGTGGTTGGCAAAGCAGTCCTGCCGAAAAACAATTGCTCGAAGGGGTACTCAGAGATTTTGAAGCAACCCATCCCAGCATTAAGGTTAAATTCGAGGTCATTACCGACCAGTACATGGACGCGATTAAAACGCGCTTGATTGGGGATGCGGCTCCCGACCTCTTTTATCTCGATGCCCTAGAAGCGCCGTTATTGATGCGCAGCGCCGTACTCGAACCCCTCGATCCTTATATCCGTCCTGAAGATGAGGTAGCGGACTTTGAACCGGCGTTTTTGAAAGCCTTTCAGAATGGCGGCAAAACTTATGGCTTACCGAAAGATTTTTCCACCTTAGCGCTATTTTATAACCGAGACTTGTTTGCGCAAGCCGCGATCTCCGATCCGCCGAAAACCTGGGAACAATTCATCGCCGACGCACAAAAACTGACGCGCGATCCCAACAACGACGGCAGACCCGAACAATACGGCTTTGGTCTTATCCCCGAACTCGCCCGCAACTCCTTTTTATTGAAAGCCCTCGGACGCGACTTGACCAATCGACAAGGATATGCAATATTCGCCCATCGCCGCAGTCTCAAAGGACTGCAATCCCTCGTCGATTTATATCGCGGAACCCCCAACGGAAAGCACTCAATAACGCGCGCCGCCGCCGTTCCCTCCGATGTTGGAGCGAGTTCCGGCAGCGAAATGCTCGGACAAGGCAAAACCGCAATGGTTATCGAAGGCAGTTGGGCGATTCCCTACTTTAAAGAAACCTTTCCTAAGCTGCAATTTGCCACCGCAGAAATTCCCACTCCCGGACGCAAACCTGGAACGATGGCTTATACCGTTGCTTACGTTATGAATAAGCAATCGAAACACAAACAAGCCGCTTGGGAAGTTTTAGCTTACTTAACCGGAAAAGAAGGCATGGAAGCTTGGGCAAAAGGCGGACTCGTTCTCCCCGCCCGCCGTTCCGTTCTTACTCGCCTCGGTTACGATACCAATCCCCTTTACGCTCCCTTCGTTGCTGGTGCAAAATATGCCACCATTTGGCAAGGTGGAGAAACGTTATCGATTATTAATACTCATTTTAACAATCAGTTTTTAAGCGCGCTGTTGGGCGAACAATCGTTGCAACAAGCCATGCAAAAAGCCCAAGATTCAGCCAACCGAGAAATCAAAACATCAAACTACTGA
- a CDS encoding carbohydrate ABC transporter permease produces MYNPTQTENRLKILLYAILILYSIVTFIPFAWALSASFKPLDEIVRGGLNFIPQHFTWDNYQKIFTTSPLFGRWLLNSAFVAVCVMGLNLIFNSMAGYALARIKFPGNALLFSLVLAVLMIPGQVTLIPSFLILKKLGWLNTYQGLIVPTGINATFIFMMRQFFLSFPQELEEAAALDGLGRWETFWKIVMPLAKPALAAQAIFVFMSAWNSFLMPLMILSEPEMFTLPLGLNTFKGQYISYWNYIMAASMVFTLPALGVYAFFNRYFISGVTFTGTKG; encoded by the coding sequence ATGTACAATCCTACACAAACCGAAAATCGCTTGAAAATTCTACTCTACGCGATTTTAATCCTTTATTCGATTGTCACCTTTATTCCCTTTGCTTGGGCTTTATCTGCCTCCTTCAAACCCCTCGATGAAATCGTGAGAGGCGGGTTAAACTTTATTCCCCAACACTTCACTTGGGATAACTATCAAAAGATTTTTACAACCTCTCCCCTGTTCGGACGCTGGTTGTTGAATAGTGCGTTTGTTGCTGTTTGCGTGATGGGACTCAATCTCATTTTTAATTCGATGGCAGGTTATGCCCTAGCGCGCATTAAGTTTCCGGGAAATGCTCTATTATTTAGCTTAGTGTTGGCTGTCTTGATGATTCCCGGACAAGTCACGCTCATCCCTAGCTTTTTGATTCTGAAAAAACTCGGTTGGCTCAATACTTACCAAGGGCTAATTGTTCCGACAGGAATTAATGCTACGTTTATTTTTATGATGCGACAGTTTTTCCTGAGTTTTCCCCAAGAATTGGAAGAGGCCGCAGCATTAGATGGTTTGGGGCGCTGGGAAACGTTTTGGAAAATTGTGATGCCGCTGGCGAAACCAGCACTCGCGGCGCAAGCGATTTTTGTATTTATGAGCGCGTGGAATAGTTTTCTGATGCCGTTGATGATTTTATCGGAACCGGAAATGTTTACCCTGCCACTCGGTTTGAATACCTTTAAGGGGCAGTATATTAGCTACTGGAATTACATTATGGCGGCATCAATGGTCTTTACCCTGCCGGCATTAGGAGTTTATGCGTTTTTTAATCGCTATTTCATTTCGGGCGTGACTTTTACGGGAACGAAGGGATAA
- the serS gene encoding serine--tRNA ligase: MLDLKQIRENPDFIQQQLDRRSPGEYDLQPILERDRAQRELESNRSQLQARSNEIGKLVGQKIKSGSPPDGAEVQALKAEGNELKAQLANLEPTEKALKGEIESLLLQLPNLPSASTPDGKSEAENVEVKRWGDEYIPDNSQILPHWEIGEKLGIVDFKRSVKVAQSRFVTLMGAGAALERALINFMLDRQITAGYTEMLPPILINSQSLTGTGQLPKFAEESFKCAEDDLWLTPTAEVPLTNLYRDEIIDSEELPIHHCAYTPCFRREAGSYGKDTRGLIRLHQFNKVELVKIVHPDTSEDEHQKMLADAAAILEALKLPYRIIELCTGDLGFSAAKCYDIEVWLPSSGQYREISSCSNCWDFQARRASIRFKEAGKKGTQFVHTLNGSGLAVGRTMSAILENYQQPNGSVKIPEVLQPYLGREAL, encoded by the coding sequence GTGTTAGACCTCAAACAAATTCGCGAAAATCCCGATTTTATCCAACAACAACTCGATCGCCGCAGTCCTGGGGAATATGACCTCCAGCCTATTTTAGAACGCGATCGCGCTCAGCGAGAACTCGAATCAAATCGCAGCCAATTGCAAGCCCGCAGCAACGAAATTGGCAAGCTCGTCGGTCAAAAAATCAAAAGCGGTAGCCCTCCGGACGGGGCTGAAGTTCAAGCTCTCAAAGCCGAAGGAAATGAGTTAAAAGCACAGCTTGCTAACTTAGAACCGACCGAGAAAGCGCTCAAGGGCGAGATTGAAAGCTTGTTGTTACAATTGCCGAATTTGCCGAGCGCTTCTACCCCCGACGGCAAAAGCGAGGCTGAAAATGTGGAAGTCAAACGCTGGGGCGATGAATATATTCCGGATAATTCCCAGATTCTTCCCCATTGGGAAATCGGAGAAAAGTTAGGAATTGTTGATTTTAAGCGATCGGTTAAAGTTGCCCAAAGTCGCTTTGTAACTTTAATGGGTGCTGGGGCAGCCTTAGAAAGAGCGCTGATTAATTTCATGCTCGATCGCCAAATTACAGCAGGCTATACAGAAATGTTGCCCCCCATTTTAATTAATAGCCAATCGCTGACGGGAACCGGGCAGTTACCAAAATTTGCCGAAGAAAGTTTTAAATGCGCTGAGGATGATTTGTGGTTAACGCCCACCGCTGAAGTGCCGCTTACAAACTTATATCGCGATGAAATTATCGATTCCGAAGAACTGCCCATCCATCACTGCGCCTATACGCCCTGTTTTCGGCGCGAAGCAGGAAGCTACGGCAAAGATACGCGCGGTTTAATTCGGTTGCACCAATTCAATAAGGTCGAACTCGTTAAAATCGTTCATCCCGATACTTCTGAGGACGAACATCAAAAAATGCTCGCCGATGCCGCAGCGATTTTAGAAGCGCTGAAACTGCCCTATCGCATTATCGAACTGTGTACGGGCGATTTGGGGTTCAGTGCGGCGAAATGCTACGACATTGAAGTTTGGCTGCCTTCTTCGGGGCAGTATCGCGAAATTTCTAGCTGTTCCAATTGCTGGGATTTCCAAGCGCGGCGGGCGAGTATTCGCTTTAAGGAAGCCGGGAAAAAAGGGACGCAATTTGTCCACACCCTTAATGGTTCTGGGCTGGCAGTCGGACGCACGATGTCGGCGATTTTGGAAAATTACCAGCAACCGAACGGCAGCGTTAAAATTCCGGAAGTGCTGCAACCGTATTTGGGGCGCGAGGCGCTGTAG
- a CDS encoding BolA family transcriptional regulator, which yields MVSLAWVEETIKGKLPDARVQVIDLTGGGDHLEATVISAEFEGKTRVKQHQMVYGALQEAMSSEAIHALALKTYTPEAWNKAGQR from the coding sequence ATGGTCAGTTTAGCTTGGGTTGAGGAAACGATTAAGGGTAAGCTTCCCGATGCTCGCGTGCAAGTTATCGATTTAACTGGAGGCGGCGACCATCTCGAAGCAACCGTGATTTCTGCCGAATTTGAAGGCAAAACTCGAGTCAAACAACATCAAATGGTATACGGCGCGCTGCAAGAGGCAATGTCTTCAGAGGCGATTCACGCTTTAGCGCTGAAAACCTATACCCCTGAAGCTTGGAACAAAGCGGGACAACGGTAA
- a CDS encoding DUF3611 family protein: MSSAIQRVSADLKWAGNVGFWVQLVLGVVSLVTVLFSAPSLLTAQTKTTQGVGFGVFSAVLGLIILAIGIYFSFRYTLIARMLQSPNPSDRPKKLDTLQVIRMGLMVNLVGMLLTIIGAEAIVGIVLLKSLAIAPGVVAAGDRREFVNSIDLLVIQANANTIAAHFAGIVTSLSLLNRITK; the protein is encoded by the coding sequence ATGTCTTCTGCCATCCAGCGCGTCTCCGCCGACCTGAAGTGGGCGGGGAACGTCGGTTTCTGGGTGCAGTTGGTCTTAGGTGTCGTCTCCTTAGTGACTGTTTTATTCTCCGCGCCCAGTCTCTTGACGGCTCAAACCAAAACGACTCAAGGCGTAGGGTTTGGGGTGTTTTCGGCGGTCTTAGGGCTGATTATTCTTGCGATTGGCATTTACTTTTCCTTTCGCTACACGCTGATTGCGCGAATGCTACAATCGCCGAATCCCAGCGATCGCCCGAAAAAACTTGATACCCTGCAAGTCATTCGCATGGGATTAATGGTTAACTTAGTGGGGATGCTGCTCACGATTATTGGAGCCGAAGCCATTGTGGGCATTGTTCTGCTCAAGTCCTTAGCGATAGCACCCGGTGTGGTGGCAGCAGGCGATAGAAGGGAATTCGTAAACTCCATTGACTTGTTGGTGATTCAAGCGAACGCCAATACCATCGCCGCTCACTTTGCGGGAATTGTTACCTCGCTTTCGCTCCTGAACCGCATTACAAAATAA
- the grxD gene encoding Grx4 family monothiol glutaredoxin has protein sequence MTPEVKERIDNLVNSNKILVFMKGSKLMPQCGFSNNVVQILSVLGVPFETVDVLADAEIRQGIKEYSNWPTIPQIYIDGEFVGGSDIAIELYNSGELQQMVEVALAS, from the coding sequence ATGACACCTGAAGTTAAAGAACGTATCGATAATCTGGTCAACAGCAATAAAATTCTTGTTTTCATGAAAGGGAGCAAGTTGATGCCGCAGTGCGGTTTCTCGAATAATGTCGTGCAAATTTTAAGCGTCCTTGGCGTTCCCTTTGAAACCGTTGATGTTTTGGCGGATGCTGAAATTCGCCAAGGCATTAAGGAGTATTCTAATTGGCCGACAATTCCTCAGATTTATATTGACGGCGAATTTGTGGGCGGCTCGGATATCGCGATTGAACTTTATAACAGCGGCGAATTGCAGCAAATGGTCGAGGTGGCTTTGGCTTCTTAG
- a CDS encoding MFS transporter: MLKTPSLPRPPFSALSARFKPILEVISQSAIAPTDKPTKAAIRTSLKASTLDGVLSTLFSGATSGVLLSNFLLDLGATNIEIGLLAASPMIANFLQPVGAYLADRATSRRNYILGLFLPSRLLWLTLVVGLIFADFSTNAASPLIHWTVMLALVTNAFGALGGASWVSWMMAIVPRRLRGRYFGFRNSAASLSDLLGLPLLGFFISHWGGGSLQGYSFVLTFAIIAGLLSLICQAFKVDFNPQAATAELAPDSDSKQPNLFFQCFKDVNFLKFILYYGLLMFALNLSGPFFSIYLLKEVGLELSQVTLYGSLMAGANLVMLMRWGKLADRIGSRPILLCAGIAVALLPLLWIGTGNNPLCIWLGFPALYIALGATWSAMDLCNNNLQMALAASPQPSSYFAIAGATAGLCSALGTTVGGFLAESHILGGFAGLFALSAVLRLIALLPLVFVRE; encoded by the coding sequence ATGTTAAAAACCCCCTCTCTGCCTCGCCCGCCGTTCTCCGCTCTATCCGCCCGCTTTAAACCGATTCTAGAGGTCATCAGCCAGAGCGCGATCGCACCGACAGACAAACCCACCAAAGCTGCTATTCGCACCTCCCTCAAAGCCTCCACCCTCGATGGCGTTCTCTCAACGCTCTTTTCCGGTGCGACTTCAGGAGTCTTGCTGAGCAACTTTCTGCTCGATCTCGGCGCGACGAACATCGAAATCGGCTTGCTTGCCGCCAGTCCGATGATTGCCAATTTCCTGCAACCTGTGGGCGCTTACCTCGCCGATCGCGCCACCAGCCGCCGTAACTATATCCTGGGTTTATTCCTTCCTTCGCGTCTGCTTTGGCTGACCTTAGTCGTCGGTCTGATTTTCGCCGACTTCTCAACGAACGCCGCCTCTCCCCTCATCCATTGGACCGTTATGCTTGCCCTCGTCACCAACGCCTTCGGTGCACTCGGCGGTGCATCTTGGGTGAGTTGGATGATGGCGATCGTCCCCCGACGCTTGCGCGGGCGCTATTTCGGCTTTCGCAACAGCGCCGCCAGCCTCTCGGATTTACTCGGTTTGCCCCTCCTAGGATTTTTCATCTCCCACTGGGGCGGCGGTTCCCTCCAGGGCTACAGCTTTGTATTAACCTTTGCCATCATTGCGGGGTTGTTGAGCCTAATTTGTCAAGCCTTTAAAGTCGATTTTAACCCCCAAGCCGCCACCGCAGAGCTAGCCCCCGATTCCGACTCAAAACAGCCCAATTTATTCTTCCAGTGCTTTAAAGATGTCAATTTCCTCAAATTTATCCTGTACTACGGCCTATTAATGTTCGCGCTGAATTTGAGCGGGCCGTTTTTCAGTATCTATCTCTTAAAAGAAGTGGGACTAGAACTGAGTCAAGTTACGCTCTATGGCAGCTTGATGGCAGGAGCAAATTTAGTGATGTTGATGCGCTGGGGCAAACTCGCCGATCGCATCGGCAGTCGTCCCATTCTACTTTGTGCGGGAATTGCCGTTGCGCTACTCCCGCTGTTGTGGATTGGAACGGGCAACAATCCCCTCTGTATTTGGCTGGGATTTCCCGCACTCTATATCGCTCTAGGTGCAACTTGGTCGGCGATGGACTTATGCAACAATAACTTGCAAATGGCGCTGGCTGCCTCGCCCCAACCTTCGAGTTATTTCGCGATCGCGGGGGCAACCGCCGGACTCTGTAGCGCCCTCGGTACGACGGTCGGAGGCTTTCTCGCGGAAAGCCACATTTTAGGCGGTTTTGCCGGTTTATTTGCGCTCTCCGCCGTCCTGCGTTTAATTGCGTTATTACCCTTAGTCTTCGTGCGAGAATAA
- a CDS encoding SH3 domain-containing protein, which produces MKKVKGSKFVSLLTVSAIASSSVAIPAAMALENAPATASAAESVQLAQGLVGQCRAVKRSVFIYSERSTTSQRVRALAANEQVTLADNGGGGWIAISAPAAGFVQTAELKGCTGQPQPPQPPVSMCRQVITDLNVRDNPNTSARVIRLMRAGQQVTLKSAQEVTAADGRIWAEITGPVAGWISTRPNASSTSNLVNCSGNPMPPMPPQPPSPPSSKSCKIAFPQGLRLWNSPTGAVIGGIPFNRDITLTGQRQVIGDRVWVEISAPTRAWISSGFVGTERNIACP; this is translated from the coding sequence ATGAAAAAAGTCAAGGGTAGCAAATTTGTATCATTGTTAACTGTTAGTGCGATCGCTAGTTCTAGTGTAGCGATTCCGGCGGCGATGGCGCTGGAAAATGCACCGGCTACCGCATCGGCGGCAGAAAGCGTACAGTTAGCCCAAGGATTAGTCGGTCAGTGCCGCGCTGTGAAGCGTTCGGTCTTTATTTATTCCGAGCGTTCGACCACCTCTCAACGAGTCCGAGCGCTGGCTGCCAACGAACAGGTTACGTTAGCCGATAACGGCGGCGGCGGCTGGATTGCCATTAGCGCGCCCGCGGCCGGTTTCGTGCAAACGGCAGAACTGAAAGGATGTACCGGACAGCCGCAGCCTCCCCAACCGCCGGTGAGTATGTGCCGCCAGGTTATTACAGATCTGAACGTTCGCGATAACCCGAATACCAGCGCTCGCGTCATCCGTTTGATGCGCGCGGGGCAACAAGTGACGCTGAAGAGCGCTCAAGAAGTTACGGCTGCTGACGGTCGCATTTGGGCGGAAATTACCGGCCCGGTTGCGGGTTGGATTTCGACTCGTCCGAATGCCTCTAGTACGAGCAATCTCGTTAACTGCTCGGGCAATCCCATGCCGCCGATGCCGCCGCAACCGCCGTCGCCGCCGTCTTCCAAGTCGTGTAAAATCGCTTTCCCGCAAGGTCTGCGCCTTTGGAATTCGCCCACCGGCGCGGTGATTGGCGGAATTCCCTTTAACCGCGATATTACGCTGACGGGTCAACGTCAAGTTATCGGCGATCGCGTTTGGGTGGAAATTTCTGCTCCTACGCGCGCTTGGATTTCCAGCGGTTTTGTGGGAACGGAACGGAATATTGCCTGCCCGTAA
- a CDS encoding DUF6761 family protein — protein MLTETHSIRYYQRLTDALVELWGRGNRYSELQLYLDGYLAGLRHSNALEPYLIHRLEEEVFRFLRDPSNFELAFPQVQPEADYY, from the coding sequence ATGCTTACCGAAACGCATTCGATCCGCTACTACCAAAGGTTGACCGATGCCCTGGTCGAGTTGTGGGGAAGGGGCAATCGTTATAGCGAACTCCAATTGTACTTAGATGGCTATCTGGCAGGTCTTCGCCATAGTAACGCCCTCGAACCCTACCTCATTCACCGTCTCGAGGAAGAAGTCTTCCGCTTCCTTAGAGACCCTTCCAACTTTGAATTAGCCTTCCCCCAAGTTCAACCCGAAGCTGATTATTATTAG